In Flavobacterium lacustre, a genomic segment contains:
- a CDS encoding glutamate synthase subunit beta — translation MGKIGGFKEYNRTDESNVAVLERVSNYNEFTIPLAKEKIKEQGSRCMDCGIPFCHSACPLGNLIPDFNDMVHQEEWESALAILQSTNNFPEFTGRLCPAPCEKSCVLGIIKEPVAIENIEKSIIERGFAEGWIKPQTPATRTGKTVAVVGSGPAGLAAAQQLNRAGHTVTVFERDNAIGGLLRYGIPNFKLEKGIIDRRVAILEAEGIVFKTNVNVGVNFSVEELKAFDSIVLCGGATERRGLPTKGADSKGVVQAMDFLSQQTKVLYGEKIENQVKATGKNVIVIGGGDTGSDCVGTSNRHGALSVTNFEIMPKPPVGRSESTPWPFWPLQLKTSSSHEEGCNRNWLINTKEFIANEKGELTGLKTVEVEWKMTPGQRPELIEKQGSEKIWPCDLALLALGFTGPEKTLSEQLGLETDMRSNYKATNYQTNVPNIFTAGDMRRGQSLIVWAISEGREAAREVDLYLMGCTNLPTKGNGDLPSL, via the coding sequence ATGGGCAAGATAGGTGGATTTAAAGAATACAATAGAACAGACGAAAGTAATGTTGCTGTTTTAGAACGTGTATCAAATTATAATGAATTTACAATTCCTTTAGCAAAAGAAAAAATAAAGGAACAAGGATCAAGATGTATGGATTGTGGTATTCCTTTTTGCCACAGTGCCTGTCCGTTAGGAAATTTAATTCCTGATTTTAACGACATGGTACACCAAGAGGAATGGGAAAGCGCATTAGCTATATTGCAATCAACAAATAACTTTCCAGAATTTACAGGTAGATTATGCCCTGCTCCATGTGAAAAATCATGTGTATTAGGTATCATCAAAGAACCTGTTGCTATTGAAAATATTGAAAAAAGCATCATCGAAAGAGGTTTTGCTGAAGGTTGGATTAAACCCCAGACTCCAGCAACAAGAACTGGTAAAACAGTAGCAGTTGTAGGTTCTGGTCCTGCTGGATTAGCGGCTGCACAACAATTAAACCGTGCCGGTCATACAGTAACTGTTTTTGAAAGAGATAACGCTATCGGTGGTTTACTTCGTTATGGAATTCCAAATTTCAAATTAGAAAAAGGAATTATCGACAGACGAGTAGCTATTTTAGAAGCCGAAGGAATTGTTTTCAAAACAAATGTAAACGTTGGTGTAAACTTCAGCGTTGAAGAATTGAAAGCTTTTGATTCTATTGTATTATGTGGAGGAGCTACTGAAAGAAGGGGCTTACCTACTAAAGGTGCTGATAGCAAAGGTGTTGTTCAAGCTATGGATTTCTTATCACAACAAACCAAAGTTTTATACGGAGAAAAAATCGAAAATCAAGTTAAAGCTACTGGTAAAAACGTTATCGTTATTGGTGGTGGAGATACCGGTTCTGACTGTGTAGGAACATCAAACAGACACGGTGCATTATCTGTGACTAACTTTGAGATCATGCCAAAACCTCCAGTAGGAAGAAGCGAAAGTACTCCTTGGCCATTTTGGCCTTTGCAACTTAAAACTTCATCTTCACACGAAGAAGGTTGTAACAGAAACTGGTTAATTAACACCAAAGAATTCATTGCGAATGAAAAAGGAGAATTGACAGGTTTAAAAACCGTTGAAGTAGAATGGAAAATGACTCCTGGACAAAGACCTGAATTAATTGAAAAACAAGGTTCAGAAAAAATCTGGCCATGCGATCTAGCGTTATTGGCTCTTGGATTTACAGGTCCGGAAAAAACATTAAGCGAACAATTGGGATTAGAAACTGATATGAGAAGCAATTATAAAGCGACTAATTATCAAACTAATGTACCAAATATATTTACAGCCGGAGATATGAGAAGAGGACAATCTCTAATCGTCTGGGCCATTTCTGAAGGTCGTGAAGCGGCCAGAGAAGTTGATTTATATTTAATGGGCTGCACCAATTTGCCAACTAAAGGCAATGGCGATTTACCTAGCCTATAA
- the lysA gene encoding diaminopimelate decarboxylase, which yields MQGKDLLQLAEQFGSPLYVYDAEKIQSQYNRLTKAFSKVDKLRINYAMKALSNVSILQLLREMGSGLDTVSIQEVLLGLHAGYDPEKIFYTPNGVSLEEIEEVAAMGVQINIDNLSILEQFGTKYPNVPVCIRINPHVMAGGNANISVGHIDSKFGISVHQLPHLVRIVENTNMNIVGIHMHTGSDILDIEVFLYAAEILFDAAKNFKNLDFLDFGSGFKVPYKKDDIETDIEELGKKLSKRFNSFCAEYGRELTLIFEPGKFLVSEAGFFLAKVNVVKQTTSTVFAGIDSGFNHLIRPMFYGSQHHIENISHPKGKERFYSVVGYICETDTFANNRKIAEIKEGDILCFRNAGAYCFSMASNYNSRYKPAEVLWMNGEGHLIRAHETFEDLLRNQIPLPVAAATV from the coding sequence ATGCAAGGAAAAGACTTATTACAATTAGCAGAACAATTTGGTAGCCCCTTATATGTTTATGATGCCGAAAAAATACAATCTCAATACAACAGATTAACAAAAGCTTTTTCAAAGGTCGATAAGTTACGCATTAATTATGCAATGAAAGCCTTGTCAAATGTGTCAATTCTTCAATTATTGAGAGAAATGGGTTCTGGTTTAGATACCGTTTCTATTCAAGAAGTTTTGTTGGGTTTGCATGCAGGATATGACCCTGAAAAAATATTTTATACGCCTAATGGAGTTTCTTTGGAAGAAATTGAAGAAGTAGCTGCAATGGGAGTTCAAATCAATATTGATAATTTATCTATTTTAGAACAATTTGGAACAAAATATCCAAATGTTCCTGTTTGTATCCGAATTAATCCTCACGTAATGGCGGGAGGAAATGCCAATATTTCAGTAGGACATATTGATAGTAAATTTGGAATTTCTGTACATCAGTTACCTCATTTGGTTCGTATTGTAGAAAATACAAATATGAATATCGTGGGGATTCACATGCATACCGGTTCTGATATTTTAGACATTGAAGTGTTTTTATATGCTGCCGAAATATTATTTGATGCCGCAAAAAACTTTAAAAATCTAGACTTCTTAGACTTTGGTAGTGGTTTCAAAGTACCGTACAAAAAAGATGATATCGAAACTGATATTGAAGAATTAGGTAAAAAATTATCTAAAAGATTCAATTCATTCTGTGCGGAATACGGTAGAGAATTAACTTTGATTTTTGAACCTGGTAAATTTTTAGTAAGTGAAGCTGGATTCTTTTTGGCCAAAGTAAATGTGGTAAAACAAACTACCTCAACTGTTTTTGCAGGAATCGATAGTGGTTTTAATCATTTGATTCGCCCAATGTTTTACGGATCACAACATCATATCGAAAATATTTCGCACCCAAAAGGAAAAGAACGTTTCTACTCTGTAGTAGGTTACATTTGTGAAACGGATACTTTTGCCAATAACCGAAAAATTGCCGAAATAAAAGAAGGAGATATTTTATGTTTCCGAAATGCAGGAGCTTATTGCTTCTCTATGGCTTCAAATTACAACTCGCGATATAAACCAGCAGAAGTATTATGGATGAACGGCGAAGGACACTTAATCCGAGCACATGAAACCTTTGAAGATTTATTACGAA